From Streptomyces yatensis, one genomic window encodes:
- a CDS encoding ABC transporter permease subunit: MSGARSTGLSALWRLALAGALLCGIGLLPWLSRTDPARTVLKAREADREPSPELLESVRSQLGLDTGPLTLLGRWLGGLPHGDAGRSWISGTAVTPSVAEALGVSLLLMGGALVVAAVTAGAVCGRTLWLGPRRRAARRGAGAGSGGALIAALPEFLLASVLAAVVGVRFGWLPAVGWYGPRWMVLPSLALGLPAGALLGRVLDDALPGAFAEPWARAAAARGLPARRIARHALRRAVPGVLPNIGLFVVGLTGGAVAVEQVFDIPGLGRLTLQAAIAQDLPMLQAGTLVLVLLAAAAGGLAHLMARLLLGPALRDGALPSFHRPSAPSARSFPLLYGALLLAVVVLGALRDPLAVDTAARLTSPSWAHPFGTDALGRDLLARVGHGALSTLALAVAVSAAALVAGVLLGLVPRLSGGLVETVNAMPPVLAGLLVAGAAGRGPYTPALAVAAVAWAPLAAHTSALLRQQRAATHLAATRALGASRRHLLRRHILPAVLPPVVRHALLRLPAAALALAALGFLGLGAQPPSPEWGRLLAENHPYAERAPWTVLAPAAALALLGVLAVTASGGVRWPRRRLRIDDGPGRGGD; the protein is encoded by the coding sequence CTGAGCGGGGCGCGGTCCACCGGCCTGAGCGCGCTGTGGCGCCTCGCGCTCGCGGGGGCGCTGCTGTGCGGCATCGGGCTGCTGCCCTGGCTGTCCCGCACCGACCCCGCCCGTACCGTGCTCAAGGCGCGCGAGGCCGACCGCGAGCCCAGCCCCGAGCTCCTGGAGTCAGTGCGCTCCCAACTCGGGCTCGACACCGGGCCGTTGACGCTGCTCGGCCGGTGGCTCGGCGGACTGCCCCACGGCGACGCGGGCCGGTCCTGGATCTCGGGGACGGCCGTGACCCCCTCGGTCGCCGAGGCGCTCGGCGTCTCGCTGCTGCTCATGGGCGGGGCGCTGGTGGTCGCGGCGGTCACCGCGGGCGCGGTGTGCGGGCGCACGCTGTGGCTCGGGCCGCGGCGGCGGGCCGCCCGGCGCGGGGCCGGTGCGGGAAGCGGGGGCGCGCTGATCGCGGCGCTGCCGGAGTTCCTGCTGGCGTCCGTGCTGGCCGCCGTGGTCGGGGTGCGGTTCGGCTGGCTGCCCGCGGTCGGCTGGTACGGGCCGCGGTGGATGGTGCTGCCCTCGCTCGCCCTCGGCCTGCCCGCGGGTGCCCTGCTGGGCCGGGTCCTGGATGACGCCCTGCCCGGCGCGTTCGCGGAGCCCTGGGCCCGGGCCGCCGCCGCACGCGGGCTGCCCGCCCGGCGGATCGCCCGCCACGCGCTGCGGCGTGCCGTGCCCGGAGTGCTGCCGAACATCGGGCTGTTCGTGGTCGGGCTCACCGGCGGGGCGGTCGCCGTCGAGCAGGTCTTCGACATCCCCGGGCTCGGCCGGCTCACCCTGCAGGCGGCCATCGCCCAGGACCTGCCGATGCTTCAGGCGGGCACCCTCGTCCTCGTCCTGCTCGCGGCCGCCGCCGGAGGTCTCGCCCATCTCATGGCCCGGCTGCTGCTCGGGCCCGCGCTGCGCGACGGCGCGCTGCCCTCGTTCCACCGGCCTTCCGCGCCGTCCGCCCGATCCTTTCCGCTGCTCTACGGCGCGCTCCTGCTCGCCGTGGTGGTGCTCGGCGCCCTCCGGGACCCGCTGGCCGTGGACACCGCCGCCCGGCTCACCTCCCCGTCCTGGGCGCATCCGTTCGGCACCGACGCGCTGGGCCGTGATCTGCTGGCCCGGGTGGGGCACGGCGCGCTGTCCACGCTCGCGCTCGCGGTGGCGGTGAGCGCCGCCGCGCTGGTGGCGGGGGTGCTGCTCGGCCTGGTGCCCCGGCTGTCCGGCGGACTCGTCGAGACCGTGAACGCGATGCCGCCCGTGCTCGCCGGGCTCCTGGTGGCCGGAGCGGCCGGCCGCGGCCCGTACACCCCCGCGCTCGCCGTGGCCGCCGTCGCCTGGGCGCCGCTGGCCGCGCACACCTCCGCCCTGCTGCGGCAGCAGCGCGCCGCCACACATCTCGCCGCCACCCGCGCACTGGGCGCCTCCCGCCGCCATCTGCTGCGCCGCCACATCCTGCCCGCGGTCCTGCCTCCGGTCGTCCGGCACGCCCTGCTGCGCCTGCCGGCCGCGGCGCTCGCCCTGGCCGCACTGGGCTTCCTCGGCCTGGGCGCGCAGCCACCGTCCCCGGAGTGGGGACGGCTGCTGGCCGAGAACCACCCCTACGCCGAGCGCGCCCCGTGGACGGTCCTCGCCCCCGCCGCCGCACTGGCCCTCCTGGGCGTCCTGGCGGTGACGGCGTCCGGTGGGGTGCGGTGGCCCCGTCGGCGTCTGCGCATTGACGACGGCCCGGGGCGCGGCGGAGACTGA
- a CDS encoding ABC transporter substrate-binding protein gives MHSVRRRWAAALPLVPLLAGCFAARDGSPYDAGAGAGGGRLRVAMAFPPAERFSPYGADATLLSRLGVTEGLTRLDGNGGAVPALAESWTRESGGGWVFTLREARFQDGTEVTPAAVAGALTHATHADPAPAALTGVRLTAEAVGERRVRVSTATADSALPLRLSSPGLAILAPKAYRTKAGTATSGTATSGTDTSGAAEARSDTADGKAAVDPAGTATGPFTLARASGATRATLHRFDDYWGGLAHASGLDVRFIADGTARTNALRSGEVDIAEAVPVSQAATLDRPTVREVPTARTTALFLNTRSGPFADPAVRAAAREAVDASALAEDVYEGHADTGRGLFGPALTWAAGERPRPSGRPAAERARNTALTLATYDNRPELPEVAQVLQQQLRKAGFGVKLEVREYSRLEGDALAGKFDAVVAARNTMLDTGDPVSYLADDFTCDGGYNLARVCDKAVDRAVAEAGSRADDAARHRAALAAQTAVLRTDGVVPLVHQRIIHGVGASVRGVILDPYERTLVGTGTRR, from the coding sequence ATGCACTCTGTCCGCCGCCGGTGGGCCGCCGCGCTGCCGCTCGTCCCGCTGCTCGCCGGCTGTTTCGCGGCCCGCGACGGTTCGCCGTACGACGCCGGGGCCGGTGCGGGTGGCGGACGCCTGCGCGTCGCGATGGCCTTCCCGCCCGCCGAGCGCTTCTCCCCGTACGGTGCCGACGCCACCTTGCTCAGCCGGCTCGGGGTCACCGAGGGGCTGACCCGGCTGGACGGCAACGGCGGCGCGGTGCCCGCCCTCGCCGAGTCCTGGACCCGGGAGAGCGGCGGCGGCTGGGTGTTCACCCTGCGCGAGGCGCGGTTCCAGGACGGCACCGAGGTCACCCCGGCGGCGGTGGCGGGCGCCCTCACCCATGCCACCCACGCCGATCCCGCGCCCGCCGCGCTCACCGGGGTCCGGCTCACCGCCGAGGCGGTGGGGGAGCGGCGGGTCCGGGTGAGCACCGCCACCGCCGACTCCGCCCTGCCCCTGCGACTGTCCAGCCCGGGTCTGGCCATCCTCGCGCCCAAGGCGTACCGCACGAAGGCCGGTACGGCTACGTCCGGCACGGCTACGTCCGGCACGGATACGTCCGGTGCGGCGGAGGCGCGTTCGGACACGGCGGACGGGAAAGCGGCGGTCGATCCGGCCGGCACCGCCACCGGTCCCTTCACCCTGGCCAGGGCGAGCGGCGCCACCCGCGCCACCCTCCACCGCTTCGACGACTACTGGGGCGGCCTCGCCCACGCCTCCGGCCTCGACGTCCGCTTCATCGCCGACGGCACGGCCCGCACCAACGCACTGCGCAGCGGCGAGGTGGACATAGCCGAGGCCGTCCCGGTCTCCCAGGCGGCCACCCTCGATCGGCCGACCGTCCGCGAGGTGCCCACCGCCCGCACCACCGCCCTCTTCCTCAACACCCGCTCCGGCCCGTTCGCCGACCCCGCCGTCCGCGCCGCCGCCCGCGAGGCCGTCGACGCCTCCGCCCTCGCCGAGGACGTCTACGAGGGTCATGCGGACACCGGCCGCGGCCTGTTCGGCCCGGCCCTCACCTGGGCCGCGGGCGAGCGCCCCCGGCCGTCCGGCCGCCCCGCCGCCGAGCGCGCCCGGAACACCGCGCTCACCCTCGCCACCTACGACAACCGGCCCGAGCTGCCCGAGGTCGCCCAGGTGCTGCAACAGCAGCTGCGCAAGGCCGGGTTCGGCGTAAAGCTGGAGGTGCGGGAGTACTCCCGGCTCGAAGGCGACGCCCTGGCCGGGAAGTTCGACGCCGTGGTGGCCGCCCGTAACACCATGCTCGACACCGGCGACCCGGTCTCCTATCTCGCCGACGACTTCACCTGCGACGGTGGCTACAACCTGGCCCGGGTGTGCGACAAGGCGGTGGACCGCGCGGTCGCCGAGGCCGGGTCCCGCGCCGACGACGCGGCGCGCCATCGCGCCGCCCTGGCCGCACAGACCGCGGTGCTGCGCACGGACGGGGTCGTCCCGCTGGTCCATCAGCGGATCATCCACGGCGTCGGCGCCTCGGTGCGGGGTGTGATCCTCGATCCGTACGAGCGCACGCTCGTCGGCACCGGTACGCGGCGTTGA
- a CDS encoding GNAT family N-acetyltransferase: MLDTVYRDFKTGYVPRWHADIIDPAAAYLDGARHTLLVAVDESDGAVVATAALDSRGPAHPPNPAWLAARYPSGETAQLRRVYVRAEHRRNGLARRLVRALLDFAVADGGYRAVYLHTDPAVVGAEPFWRSLGKVVCDEREAPGGGQGIIHFEVPMGPGVP, encoded by the coding sequence ATGCTCGACACCGTCTACCGCGACTTCAAAACCGGCTATGTGCCGCGCTGGCACGCCGACATCATCGATCCCGCCGCCGCGTATCTGGACGGCGCGCGCCACACCCTGCTGGTGGCGGTGGACGAGAGCGACGGGGCGGTCGTGGCGACCGCCGCGCTCGACTCCCGGGGCCCGGCCCATCCGCCCAACCCGGCGTGGCTGGCCGCCCGGTACCCCTCGGGGGAGACCGCCCAGCTCCGCCGGGTCTATGTGCGGGCCGAGCACCGGCGCAACGGGCTGGCCCGGCGGCTGGTGCGCGCGCTGCTGGACTTCGCCGTGGCGGACGGTGGCTATCGCGCGGTCTATCTGCACACCGATCCGGCGGTGGTGGGCGCCGAGCCGTTCTGGCGGTCGCTGGGGAAGGTCGTCTGCGATGAGCGGGAGGCACCCGGGGGCGGTCAGGGGATCATCCACTTCGAGGTCCCGATGGGGCCCGGGGTGCCATGA
- a CDS encoding tetratricopeptide repeat protein — protein sequence MGRGRPSMQELIQRRRNAGFVGRQRELHAFRDNFGLPPEDGRHRFVFHVHGHAGVGKTWLMRRLEETARREYGALTARVDEAAGSVPEAMAAISEQFARQGREFTALDRRLATYRQRRHEAESVPAEGERTGPSTGSMVAARAGLTGLGLVPGVGALAGAVDPVPLAEGTDRLRAALSSRFRDHKDVQLVLDPVETLTPLLVRELSETAAAVPWLVLFFDTYERLGPLLDPWLRTLLTSERLGTLPANTVLVLAGQTRPDPGCWGDLADVVAELPLEPFTDAEARQLLSAKGITDEPVVREVLRLSGRLPVLVSTLAENPGTGGDLDDPSATAVDRFLKWERDPVRRSAALAGALPRRLNEDIFRAAVDEDGAELFGWLRSLPFIGDRNGAARYHDVVRAPMLRLRRTTSPQRWIAAHTRLAETFAGWREAAAGGLDPRDGWRLAAWSGPRLEEWYHLLCARPSAALPGALRDGIGACDAGPAVARRWASTLVEAGEDADSDAVRTWGWRLVEALADERRRGIEAMGLLLARAGLDAPARVAALVVRGWHRRSVEEFDGALEDFRRALELDPGHVRAHFGRAVVHRATGDFTAAMDALDGVAALEPGSTWVQRERGETCRRAGRYEEALALLDPVVAADPADHVALGSRGQTMMALGRIQEALADFDRAIELNGDYTWALVRRARVRSTLGDAAGALDDLDRAEALEPAIAGTLGERGDIHRFAGRYEEAIAEYDRALALDPGYAWALGSRAMANEALGRRAEALADLDRAVALNPGYAWAVAQRERLLLGGDSPEGGRNDGPG from the coding sequence ATGGGGCGGGGACGGCCGTCGATGCAGGAGCTGATCCAGCGGCGCAGGAACGCCGGATTCGTGGGGCGGCAAAGGGAACTGCACGCGTTCCGGGACAACTTCGGGCTGCCGCCGGAGGACGGGCGGCATCGCTTTGTCTTCCATGTGCACGGCCACGCGGGTGTGGGCAAGACCTGGCTGATGCGCCGGCTGGAAGAGACCGCCCGCCGGGAGTACGGCGCGCTCACCGCCCGCGTCGACGAGGCGGCGGGCTCCGTCCCCGAGGCGATGGCCGCGATCAGCGAGCAATTCGCCCGCCAGGGAAGGGAGTTCACGGCCCTGGACCGGCGGCTCGCCACCTATCGGCAGCGCCGCCACGAGGCGGAGTCGGTACCGGCCGAGGGCGAGCGCACCGGGCCCAGCACCGGCAGCATGGTCGCCGCGCGCGCCGGGCTCACCGGCCTCGGCCTGGTGCCCGGTGTCGGGGCGCTGGCGGGCGCCGTCGATCCGGTGCCGCTCGCCGAGGGCACCGACCGGCTGCGGGCGGCGCTCAGCTCGCGGTTCCGCGACCACAAGGACGTCCAGCTGGTGCTGGACCCGGTGGAGACGCTGACCCCGCTGCTGGTCAGGGAGTTATCGGAGACGGCAGCGGCGGTGCCGTGGCTGGTGCTGTTCTTCGACACCTACGAGCGCCTCGGCCCGCTGCTCGACCCCTGGCTGCGCACCCTGCTCACCAGCGAACGCCTGGGCACCCTCCCCGCCAACACCGTGCTGGTGCTGGCCGGGCAGACCCGCCCGGACCCCGGCTGCTGGGGCGATCTGGCCGATGTGGTCGCGGAGCTGCCGCTGGAGCCGTTCACCGACGCGGAGGCCCGGCAGCTGCTCAGCGCCAAGGGGATCACCGACGAGCCGGTGGTGCGGGAGGTGCTGCGGCTCTCCGGCCGGCTGCCGGTGCTGGTGTCCACCCTCGCCGAGAACCCCGGAACCGGCGGCGATCTGGACGACCCCAGTGCCACCGCCGTCGACCGGTTCCTGAAGTGGGAGCGCGATCCGGTGCGCCGCTCCGCCGCCCTGGCGGGCGCGCTGCCCCGGCGGCTGAACGAGGACATCTTCAGGGCGGCGGTGGACGAGGACGGAGCCGAGCTGTTCGGCTGGCTGCGGTCGCTGCCGTTCATCGGCGACCGCAACGGGGCGGCCCGCTACCACGATGTGGTCCGCGCCCCGATGCTGCGGCTTCGGCGGACCACCTCACCACAGCGGTGGATCGCGGCGCACACCCGGCTGGCGGAGACCTTCGCCGGGTGGCGGGAGGCGGCCGCCGGGGGGCTCGACCCGCGCGACGGGTGGCGGCTGGCCGCCTGGAGCGGACCGCGTCTGGAGGAGTGGTACCACCTGCTGTGCGCACGGCCGTCGGCGGCGCTGCCCGGGGCGCTGCGGGACGGGATCGGCGCCTGCGACGCGGGCCCCGCGGTGGCCAGGCGCTGGGCGTCCACGCTGGTCGAGGCGGGCGAGGACGCCGACTCGGACGCGGTGCGCACCTGGGGGTGGCGTCTGGTGGAGGCGCTGGCGGACGAACGGCGGCGCGGTATCGAGGCGATGGGGTTGCTGCTGGCGCGGGCCGGGCTGGACGCCCCCGCCCGGGTCGCGGCACTCGTCGTACGGGGGTGGCACCGCCGGTCGGTCGAGGAGTTCGACGGGGCGCTGGAGGACTTCCGCCGGGCGCTCGAACTGGACCCCGGGCATGTACGCGCGCACTTCGGGCGGGCCGTGGTCCACCGGGCGACCGGGGACTTCACCGCGGCGATGGACGCGCTGGACGGCGTGGCGGCGCTGGAGCCGGGCTCGACCTGGGTTCAGCGGGAGCGCGGCGAGACCTGCCGCCGGGCGGGCCGGTACGAGGAGGCCCTGGCCCTCCTCGACCCGGTGGTGGCGGCCGATCCGGCGGACCATGTGGCCCTGGGCAGCCGCGGCCAGACCATGATGGCGCTCGGCCGGATCCAGGAGGCCCTGGCCGACTTCGACCGGGCCATCGAGTTGAACGGCGACTACACCTGGGCGCTGGTCCGGCGGGCCCGCGTACGCAGCACCCTGGGGGACGCGGCGGGAGCGCTGGACGACCTGGACCGGGCGGAGGCGCTGGAGCCGGCCATCGCCGGAACGCTGGGCGAGCGCGGCGATATCCACCGCTTCGCGGGGCGCTACGAGGAGGCCATCGCGGAGTACGACCGGGCGCTGGCCCTCGACCCGGGCTACGCCTGGGCCCTGGGGAGCCGCGCGATGGCCAACGAGGCCCTGGGCAGACGCGCGGAGGCGCTGGCGGATCTGGACCGTGCGGTGGCGCTGAATCCCGGCTACGCCTGGGCCGTGGCGCAGCGCGAGCGTTTGCTTCTCGGCGGGGATTCACCGGAGGGCGGGCGGAACGACGGACCGGGGTGA
- a CDS encoding MmcQ/YjbR family DNA-binding protein, which yields MTTSDDVRAVALSLPETTEKIAWSMPTFRVAGKMFATLPEDETSMAVRCPKEERKELVLAEPEKFWVAAHEASSAWVRVRLAALEDLDELRDILLDSWRQAAPATLLE from the coding sequence ATGACCACCTCCGACGATGTCCGCGCCGTCGCCCTGTCGCTGCCGGAGACCACAGAGAAGATCGCCTGGTCGATGCCCACCTTCCGGGTCGCCGGGAAGATGTTCGCCACCTTGCCCGAGGACGAGACCTCGATGGCCGTCAGATGTCCGAAGGAGGAGCGGAAGGAGTTGGTGCTGGCGGAGCCGGAGAAGTTCTGGGTCGCCGCCCATGAGGCGAGTTCGGCCTGGGTGCGGGTGCGGCTCGCCGCGCTGGAGGACCTCGATGAGCTGCGGGACATCCTGCTGGACTCCTGGCGGCAGGCCGCACCGGCCACGCTGCTCGAATGA
- a CDS encoding PhzF family phenazine biosynthesis protein yields the protein MTDLDVLKVFCGPYGRGGNELGVVRDGAAVAGEAERQRVAARLGFSETVFVDDPERGVVDIYTPSVRLPFAGHPLVGTAWLLDLPELLPPAGEVSARQDGEFTWITGRPAWAAGRRTRQYASPEEVEALPTPPEGEGWLYAWAWQDEAAGRVRARAFPRRGDGIVEDEATGAAALILSGELGRALNITQGVGSQILTGPQPDGSIEIGGRVELAEVRSL from the coding sequence GTGACGGATCTGGACGTGCTCAAGGTGTTCTGCGGGCCCTATGGCCGCGGTGGCAATGAACTCGGCGTGGTGCGGGACGGCGCCGCGGTGGCCGGCGAGGCGGAGCGGCAGCGGGTCGCCGCCCGGCTGGGGTTCAGCGAGACCGTGTTCGTGGACGATCCGGAGCGCGGCGTCGTCGACATCTACACCCCGAGCGTCCGGCTGCCCTTCGCGGGCCATCCGCTGGTGGGCACCGCCTGGCTGCTGGACCTGCCCGAGCTGCTGCCGCCCGCCGGTGAGGTCTCCGCGCGCCAGGACGGCGAGTTCACCTGGATCACCGGCCGGCCCGCCTGGGCGGCCGGGCGGCGCACCCGGCAGTACGCCTCCCCGGAGGAGGTCGAGGCGCTGCCCACCCCTCCCGAGGGCGAAGGCTGGCTGTACGCCTGGGCGTGGCAGGACGAGGCCGCGGGCCGGGTGCGGGCGCGCGCCTTTCCCCGCCGCGGGGACGGGATCGTCGAGGACGAGGCCACCGGCGCCGCCGCCCTGATTCTCTCGGGCGAGCTGGGCCGCGCCCTCAACATCACCCAGGGCGTGGGGTCGCAGATCCTCACCGGTCCCCAGCCGGACGGCTCCATCGAGATCGGTGGCCGGGTCGAGCTCGCCGAGGTCCGCTCGCTGTAG
- a CDS encoding pseudouridine-5'-phosphate glycosidase, with amino-acid sequence MTTPHPRLSLTEEVAEALRDGRPVVALESTIISHGMPYPQNVEMATEVEEIIRAEGAVPATIAVLHGTPRAGLDRADLELLATSPDVGKVSVRDLAHVIARGGHGATTVASTMRLAALAGIRVFVTGGIGGVHRGAEHSFDISADLTELATTPVAVISAGVKSILDIGLTLEKLETLGVPVLTYGTDDFPAFYSRVSGFRSPLRVDSPEEIAATMRAQWELGMTAGLSIANPVPEAAEIPAERIDGIIEQALAEMAEAGIGGKDATPYLLGRIVELTGGESLRTNIALVKNNARLGARIAIHYARTR; translated from the coding sequence ATGACCACCCCTCACCCCCGGCTGAGCCTCACCGAGGAGGTCGCGGAGGCCCTGCGCGACGGCCGGCCCGTGGTCGCGCTGGAGTCCACGATCATCAGCCACGGCATGCCGTATCCGCAGAACGTCGAGATGGCCACCGAGGTCGAGGAGATCATTCGCGCCGAGGGAGCGGTCCCCGCCACCATCGCCGTCCTCCACGGCACGCCACGCGCCGGTCTGGACCGGGCCGACCTCGAACTGCTCGCCACCAGCCCGGACGTCGGCAAGGTCAGCGTGCGCGACCTCGCCCATGTCATCGCGCGCGGTGGCCACGGCGCCACCACCGTGGCGTCCACCATGCGGCTCGCCGCGCTCGCCGGGATCCGGGTCTTCGTCACCGGTGGCATCGGCGGAGTGCACCGGGGAGCGGAGCACTCCTTCGACATCAGCGCGGATCTCACCGAGCTCGCCACCACCCCGGTGGCCGTCATCAGCGCCGGGGTCAAGAGCATCCTCGACATCGGACTGACCCTGGAGAAGCTGGAGACCCTGGGCGTTCCGGTGCTCACCTACGGCACCGACGACTTCCCCGCCTTCTACTCGCGGGTGAGCGGCTTCCGCTCCCCGCTGCGCGTCGACTCGCCCGAGGAGATCGCCGCCACCATGCGCGCCCAGTGGGAGCTGGGCATGACGGCGGGGCTGAGCATCGCCAATCCGGTGCCCGAGGCCGCGGAGATCCCCGCCGAGCGGATCGACGGCATCATCGAGCAGGCCCTCGCCGAGATGGCGGAGGCGGGAATCGGCGGCAAGGACGCGACCCCGTATCTGCTGGGCCGGATCGTCGAGTTGACCGGGGGCGAGAGCCTGCGGACCAATATCGCCCTGGTCAAGAACAACGCGCGGCTCGGGGCGCGGATCGCGATCCACTACGCCCGTACGCGCTGA
- a CDS encoding PfkB family carbohydrate kinase, translating to MMLTRREREILALLRRDPLAGAQSIADALGTTRAAVNVHLSNLGKKGAILGRGYILRREHAVVVIGGANVDIKVRSLAPVAYRTSNPGRSHTSPGGVGRNIAENLARLGTPTHLIAAVGQDAAGERLLSETRAAGVSVDHVHRGPHPTGTYTAVLDADGDLVVAIADMAATDALSPEHLHTARELIGHAGLLVLDGNLSPRVLSYVLDIAATTGVQTLIDPVSVPKAALLAPLFATGRPVFAVTPNVAELGALAGRDLDGDAAADDPELLGAVALLHEHGVRHVWVRLGARGSLLSTLDEGRVPLEAPPAEVHDVTGAGDAMLGAFAHALLGGADPVDAARYGHAAAALTVATPATVRADLTPRLIEDALDAPLRRTT from the coding sequence ATGATGCTGACGCGCAGGGAACGGGAGATTCTCGCGCTGCTGCGACGGGACCCCCTGGCCGGGGCCCAGTCCATCGCCGATGCCCTCGGGACCACCCGGGCCGCGGTCAACGTCCATCTCTCCAACCTGGGCAAGAAGGGCGCCATCCTGGGGCGCGGTTACATCCTGCGCCGGGAACACGCGGTGGTGGTCATCGGCGGCGCCAATGTGGACATCAAGGTGCGCAGCCTGGCACCCGTCGCGTATCGCACCAGCAATCCGGGCCGGTCCCACACCAGCCCCGGCGGGGTCGGCCGCAATATCGCCGAGAACCTCGCCCGGCTGGGCACCCCCACCCATCTCATCGCCGCCGTGGGTCAGGACGCGGCGGGGGAGCGGCTGCTGAGCGAGACCCGGGCCGCCGGGGTGAGCGTCGACCATGTGCACCGCGGCCCGCATCCCACCGGCACCTATACGGCGGTGCTGGACGCCGACGGCGATCTGGTCGTGGCCATCGCCGACATGGCCGCCACCGACGCGCTGAGCCCCGAGCATCTGCACACCGCGCGTGAGCTGATCGGCCACGCCGGTCTGCTGGTGCTGGACGGGAACCTCTCCCCACGGGTGCTCTCGTACGTCCTGGACATCGCCGCCACCACCGGCGTCCAGACGCTGATCGACCCGGTGAGCGTCCCCAAGGCGGCCCTTCTGGCCCCGCTGTTCGCCACCGGGCGGCCGGTCTTCGCCGTCACACCGAACGTGGCGGAGCTGGGCGCGCTGGCCGGCCGGGACCTCGACGGGGACGCCGCCGCGGACGACCCGGAGCTGCTCGGGGCCGTGGCCCTCCTCCATGAGCACGGCGTGCGGCATGTGTGGGTGCGGCTCGGTGCGCGCGGCTCCCTGCTGAGCACCCTCGACGAGGGCCGGGTGCCACTGGAGGCGCCACCGGCCGAGGTACACGACGTCACCGGGGCCGGCGACGCGATGCTCGGCGCGTTCGCGCACGCCCTGCTCGGTGGCGCCGACCCGGTCGACGCCGCCCGCTACGGCCACGCCGCCGCCGCGCTGACCGTGGCCACCCCCGCCACCGTACGAGCCGACCTGACCCCGCGTCTGATCGAGGACGCGCTCGACGCACCGCTGCGGAGGACCACATGA
- a CDS encoding ATP-grasp domain-containing protein, whose protein sequence is MRLCFLVEERYRHDGMPREVIRQLSAWGHQVDVVRPGRSLLRMSDAVRAGSHDAWVLKTVSGGPGLTLLEAASAVGLTTVNDARAIRGVRDKALAAAIGRSRGLPLPPTYAAARPEALEEIPEAEFPLVVKPADGSSGRAVRLVPTPDRLRALRAELAVEGMLIAQPYVPNSGIDLKVYCVDGELHATERSSPLSPDGGARGRRVRLSAEVAAIAAEVGAVYGLDLYGVDVLLGPDGPVVVDVNDFPSFKEVPDAAARVGRAVLELARRGGARSGAAFVGALTEPVLAPEPVPAVATGRL, encoded by the coding sequence ATGAGACTCTGCTTTCTGGTGGAGGAGCGCTATCGCCATGACGGGATGCCCCGTGAGGTGATCCGTCAGCTCTCCGCCTGGGGCCACCAGGTGGACGTGGTCCGGCCCGGCCGTTCCCTGCTGCGGATGTCCGATGCGGTGCGGGCGGGCAGCCATGACGCCTGGGTGCTCAAGACGGTGTCCGGAGGCCCCGGGCTGACGCTGCTGGAGGCCGCGTCGGCGGTCGGGCTGACCACCGTCAACGACGCGCGCGCCATCCGCGGCGTACGGGACAAGGCGCTGGCGGCCGCCATCGGGCGCAGCCGGGGGCTGCCGTTGCCGCCCACCTACGCGGCGGCCCGGCCCGAGGCGCTGGAGGAGATACCGGAGGCCGAGTTCCCGCTGGTGGTCAAGCCCGCGGACGGCAGCTCCGGGCGGGCCGTACGGCTGGTGCCGACGCCGGACCGGCTGCGGGCGCTGCGTGCCGAACTGGCCGTGGAGGGCATGCTCATCGCCCAGCCCTATGTGCCGAATTCGGGCATCGACCTCAAGGTGTACTGCGTGGACGGGGAGTTGCACGCGACCGAGCGGAGCTCACCGCTCAGCCCCGACGGGGGCGCCCGCGGCCGTCGGGTACGGCTGTCCGCCGAAGTGGCGGCCATCGCCGCCGAGGTGGGCGCGGTCTACGGCCTCGATCTGTACGGGGTGGATGTGCTGCTGGGCCCGGACGGGCCGGTGGTCGTCGATGTGAACGACTTCCCCAGCTTCAAGGAGGTGCCGGACGCGGCGGCCCGGGTGGGGCGTGCGGTACTGGAGTTGGCGCGCAGGGGCGGCGCCCGGTCCGGGGCGGCGTTCGTCGGCGCCCTCACCGAGCCGGTGCTGGCTCCGGAGCCGGTCCCGGCCGTGGCCACGGGCCGGCTATGA